The following is a genomic window from Kineosporiaceae bacterium.
ACGGTGGGCAGTGGGTGGGCCACGGTCGTCCTCGCCCGCACCGGAACCCTGGACGGTGCCGCGGACTCGACCGGGCAGACCGGCGACCAGTTGGCCCAACTGGAGGGGATCCTCGCCTCGTTGCCGAAGGTCTCGGGCAGCTGGGGATCGGGCCGGCTGTTCACCGGCACGCTGTTCTCGGCAGTCCTGACCGACGACGGCCGGCTGGCGGTGGGTGCCGTCCAGCCGCAGCGGTTGTACGACGCGCTCGCGACCAGGTGAGCGGCGCGAAGGGGCCGACCGCCCCGGCCGATGAGGCCTGGGCGGTCGAGACCCGTTCCCTGACCAAGCGTTTCGGTCATCAGGTGGTCGTCGACACGCTCGACATGCAGGTGCCGTTCGGTGCCGTCTACGGCTTCCTCGGGCCGAACGGTTCGGGCAAGACCACGACGATCCGCATGCTGCTGGGCCTGGTCGAGCCCAGTGCCGGAGAGCGCCGCCTCCTCGGGCTGGACATCCCGGCACGGGCGTCGGCGGCGCTACCGCGGGTCGGTGCACTGGTCGAGGGCCCGGCGTTCCATCCCTACCTGTCCGGCCGGGCCAACCTGGCCCGGTTGGACGCCGCGGATCGGGCCGCCGATCCGCGCACCGCATCGCATCGCGTCGATGCCGCCCTCGATCGGGTCGGACTCCTGTCGGCGGCGGGCAAGCGCTACCGCGCCTACTCACTGGGTATGCGGCAACGACTGGCCATCGCCGGCGCGCTGCTGACGCCACGTGACCTGTTGGTGCTCGATGAACCGACCAATGGCCTGGACCCCCAGGGCACCCGCGAGGTCCGCATGCTGATCGGATCGGTGGCCGCCGAGGGCACCACGGTGTTGGTCTCGAGCCACCTGCTCTCCGAGGTGGAGCAGGTCTGCACCCACCTCGGCATCATGCGCGCCGGCCGGCTGGTGGCTCAGGGCACGATCGCCGACATCCGCGGCGAACAAGCTGCCACCTGCCGAGTCCTCACCAGTGAGCCCGCGGCCGCCTCGCGCGTGTTGACCGAGCTGGGCGCCACCGACCTGCGGGTGCTGGCGCGCGAGGGGGCGACCGTCGTCCACGCGGCGACCGGCCACCTGGCGCCCGACAAGATCGTGGCCGCACTCGTGCACGGCGGCGTCCCGGTGAGTGGTTTCAGCCTCGGCACGCCCAGCCTGGAGGACACCTTCGTCGCCCTGACCGGAGAGGGATTCGATGTCAGCGGTTGAGCTCGCCCACACTCGTGGCCGCGCGCTGCCCGGGCGGTTGCTCCGCTCCGAACTGCGTCTGATCGGGGGCCGACGACGCAACCAGGCGGGGCTCGTCGTCCTGGCGCTGGTGCCGATCATCATGGCTGTCTCGATCAAGCTGTCCAGCTCCGGGGACTCCGGCGGGGGCGATCTGTTCTCCTCGATCACCGCCAACGGCCTGTTCGTCCCCTTGGCGGCGCTGCAGGTCGAGATCGTGATGTTCCTGCCGCTGGCGATGGCCATGCTCGCGGGCGACTCGATCGCCGGCGAGGCCAACATCGGCACGCTGCGCTACCTGCTCACCGTTCCGGTCGGCCGCACCCGGTTGCTGGTGATCAAGTATCTGTCGCTGTGCATCGGCGCGATCTGGGGAGTGCTGACCGTCGCGGTGCCCGGCGCCCTGATCGGGATCGCCCTCTTCGGCACCGGTCCGATGATCACGCTGTCGGGAACACAGATGGACACCGCCACGGCGGTGTGGCGCCTGATCCTGGCCGCCGGTTACCTGGCCGCCGGCTTGGCAGCGCTCGCCGCGTTCGGTTTGTTCGTCTCGACGTTGACCGAGCAGCCGATCGCGGCCGCGATCACAGTGATGATCTTCACCATCCTGTCGTGGATCCTCGATCAGGTTCCGCAGCTCGACTGGCTGCACCCCTGGTTGCTGGTGCACGCGTGGCCGTCGTTCGCCGATCTGTTACGCGAGCCGATCTTCTGGGACAACCTGATGCGCGGCCTCGGGGTGGATGCGCTGTATGCCGCCGTGTTCTGGCTCGCGGCCTGGGCACGGTTCGCGGGCAAGGACATCACCAGCTGACACCAGCCGGCACCAGCCGAGCCTCACCAGGTGACCAGGGGAACCACGATCGACATCTTGGGGCGGGCGTCGTCGGCGATCGTCCCGGCACCGCTGACCAGGTGCACCTGGATCAGCAACCGGCCGGGCTCGGTGCGCAACAGCAGGAAGTTCTTCCAGAACGGTGGCGAGTCCGAGTCGAAGATCTCGGCGACATAGCGCTGGATCGGCCCCTGGGGCTTGTCGGTCGAGGGGAAGACGATCTTGGCTCGACGGTGGTGCACCGGCGGCAGTTGAGGCCGTCGGCGCGGGTCCACCCGCCAGTCGAGGAAGGCGCGGGCCTGGTCCGGGGTGAGCAACTCGTCACCGTCGTGGTGCGCCGTCGTATCGGTGATCAGCGAATAGGCACCCAGGTAGGTCAGATGCACCACGAGCAGGAGCACGAGCGCCAGCACGATCACCACGGCCGACGCCACGGCGCTGCGCACCAGCCACCCGAGCCAGCGATCGATCACCCACACCGCCACCAGCACCCCGAGGACGACGAGCAGGGCGGCGGGCTTGTAGCCGACTCCGCCGCGCCGTCCGCGGCGCAGGGCATCGATCGCCAGCGCCAGCAGGAGCAGGGTGGCCAGGGTGAGTTGGGTCCCCAGCTCCGCCCGGAAGGTGGTCGACAGCAGGGCCGGCTCGAGCCTGACAGCGAACAGGACCTGTGACAGGCCCAGCATCACCACTGACAGCCCGACGAGCACCAGGGACGGCGTCGTGCCGCTGTTCGCCGTCCGCGCACGCAGCCAGGCCGCCAGGATCACCATCGCCACCCCGAGCGCGATCACCCCCTGCAGCACCATCACGCTCCGGATCAGGGCACTCGGCGTTCCCTCACGGCTGAGGACCACCTGCAGTCCCAGCAGCACTGCCACGCCGGCACCGGCGCCCCGCTGACCCCAATGACCGAGTTCGCCCCAGCGCCGGGCACGGTTGGCTCCCGCCGACAGGCAGGCCAGGCGCAACGCCAGGACGGCGAGGCCGAGACCGACACCGATGGTCAGTGGCACCAGCACGACCCCGCAGACCACCGCCCAGGGCAGACTCGGGCGCTGCGGAAAGACCACCCAGGTGAGGATCACCAGTGCGCCCACGGCCTGCGCGAGATAGCTGGCGGTCGGCGCCCAGGCGCCCCACAGGCGCCCGCCCGGCCGTGAGGGACGGAGCCAGACGAACGACACCACTCCGGCCAGCATCACGACCGCAACCACCACGGCGGGCACCGCCCACAGGGCCGAAGCCGGCAGTCCGGCCACCACCGGGGGCAGCGGAACGCCCTCGACCGCCCGGCGACCGAGCCACCCGGCGACGACCACCCCGACGGTTGCGACGCCCACCACCAGTGCGCGGGTCAGCGCGGACACCTGCTCGTGAGGCCAACTGGGGTCTCGCCACCACCCGGTGCGACGGGTGAGCCAGGCGAGCAGACCTCCGCCGACGGTCAACGCTGCCCACGCCGTGAGCGTGCGCAGACCCGGAGCGGCAGCCAGCTCTCCGACGCGACCGCTCGGTGGGGTCGACCAGACCACCGCCAGGGCCACCTCGCCGCCCGCCAGTCCTGCGGTGCCGACGAGCGCGGCACGGTAGGCGGCCAAGGGAAACGTCTCTCGGCGCAACCATTGACTGGGTAGTGCGGCACGGACCAGGGCCAGCGCGGTGAGCCCCAGCCCGAGCCCACCCAGCAGCGCGCCGACGCTGGACGGCGCAGCGATCACCACACCGGCACCCACCAGCAGCCCGATCAAACCGGCCAGCAGGGCGCGCTCCAGACGCCACAGGCGGGGCAGCAGCAGATCGGTGAAGTGGCGCAGCGACTCCACCGCGCTCGGCGACATCGCGGCCGGCAAGCCCGCGGGGTCCGGGCCGGGAGCCCGGCGGCGGATCTGCTGCACGACGCGCACCGGGTGCGTCGCGCTCATGTAGGCGCCGGCCCCACCACTGACCACGTGATGGACCGCCCGGGTGCCCTCGTGGGGTGCCGGTTGCGGCCGTTGCACCACATAGTGCTGGAAGTTGTGGATGTCACCGCCGATGACGGCCACGTACCCGTTCGCCGGGTCGTCGACGATCTCGTTCACGGTGGCGTACCCCGCCACCTCTCCGGAGCCGTCCGGCAGCGCCGGCTCGATGACGCATTCGTGCCATTCGGCGTTGACCAGCAACGGGTTTCCCGTGAGCAAGACCTTGGGGCCGGGCGCGGCCGAGACACGTTGCAGCCAGAGCCCCTGGCGGTGGTCGATGGCCGAGTCGCCGCCACCGGTCCCGATTCCGGTATCGATCGCCACGACCAGCAGGTCGCGCATCCGGACGGCGAAGTACGAGCCCGGCTGGGCCGGGCGAGGCCCGCGTAACGCCCGGAACTCGTCCAGGGTCATCGCCCGGGTCAGCGGATCGTCGGGCTGCCCGCGCCACAACGGCTGGGCGGTGAAGGAGTCCGGACGGCGCAGCAGCATCCGGCGGATGCCCTCCACCCACTGGGCGGTGCCGGGGGGCAGGTCCTCGGGCCAACCGAACTGATCGCGTTCGAGCGGCCCGGTGCCGCAGAAGTGCTGCATGAAGCCGCTCAGCCCGTCGTGCCAGTCGTGATTGCCGGGAATGGCGAACAGCGGAAGCCGATCGAGGCTGACCAGTGCCGCGTCGGTCGCATCGGCGGCATCGGCGGTGTCCGGGGTGCTCGGCGGTGGGGTGGGTCCGTAGGGCAGGTAGAACCCGTGCACGTAGTCGTTGACGTCGCCAGAGGGGTAGATGACGTCACTGCAGATCACCCCGAACGCCGGCTGCTCGCGGCGCACCACCTCACGCATCGCCGGCACCACGATGTACTGCGAGCGGTCCTGTTCCCCCGGGTCACCGAGCAGCAGGAAGGACGTGGCCGCCGACTGATCGA
Proteins encoded in this region:
- a CDS encoding ABC transporter ATP-binding protein, translating into MQVPFGAVYGFLGPNGSGKTTTIRMLLGLVEPSAGERRLLGLDIPARASAALPRVGALVEGPAFHPYLSGRANLARLDAADRAADPRTASHRVDAALDRVGLLSAAGKRYRAYSLGMRQRLAIAGALLTPRDLLVLDEPTNGLDPQGTREVRMLIGSVAAEGTTVLVSSHLLSEVEQVCTHLGIMRAGRLVAQGTIADIRGEQAATCRVLTSEPAAASRVLTELGATDLRVLAREGATVVHAATGHLAPDKIVAALVHGGVPVSGFSLGTPSLEDTFVALTGEGFDVSG
- a CDS encoding ABC transporter permease subunit, producing the protein MSAVELAHTRGRALPGRLLRSELRLIGGRRRNQAGLVVLALVPIIMAVSIKLSSSGDSGGGDLFSSITANGLFVPLAALQVEIVMFLPLAMAMLAGDSIAGEANIGTLRYLLTVPVGRTRLLVIKYLSLCIGAIWGVLTVAVPGALIGIALFGTGPMITLSGTQMDTATAVWRLILAAGYLAAGLAALAAFGLFVSTLTEQPIAAAITVMIFTILSWILDQVPQLDWLHPWLLVHAWPSFADLLREPIFWDNLMRGLGVDALYAAVFWLAAWARFAGKDITS